Genomic DNA from Coffea arabica cultivar ET-39 chromosome 7e, Coffea Arabica ET-39 HiFi, whole genome shotgun sequence:
GATCATGtccaatacccaaatctattttctatattttttttcctttaattctttttattttttatataactttaatatttttatttattaagttTCTTTTGatcttattgtgaatttatatttttctgAATTCATTTACACTCTAGAACGATCAACAGTTACTTTAAAAAGACATAACATTTTGATAAGAATGCACATATCTTCTTCCTGGATtaaaccaaaaattggattaacaaataaaggaaaaaatagatatACAACCATATTCCAACAGATATCAAGATAGCCAGGGTACTGAGGTTGTTGAACATTTATCCTCATCACTATCCAAGGATATGAGTAAGGTTAGTCATTGTCTCTACCTAAATATGACATAATGTTGTCTGACACAAGGACTGGAAATAAGATTTTTTAACACCAAATTCATTCTTACTGACattcttaaaattttcaaaaattaatacaaaagaaatttacatTAAATGCTGAATAAGACTAGCACAGAAACGAAGAAACTAATTAAAAATTGATAACAGGATTGTATATAGAAATCTATGTAGATAGTTCAACAATTAGCATAAAATCAACATAAAGGGGTGCCAAGTCAAATTGAGATATCATCCACTATATTGGTCAAAAATGACACTACTTTGTCCAAGTCCCTACTCTTTCTTTGGAATAAAAAAAGGAGGGgaccatttttttttaagaaaagaaaatttgaatttaaaacccATAATTCTATGAGTTTCAACTTTAACTATTAAACGGGAGTTTCATTAATTGTCCAAATTCTGACTCTTCTAATCTAAGCatgcttgaattcttgataAAAAACAtgaatactagaaaaatgtgtCCACTTATACTAAGTTGATTGATAAAACAAGGTGAAACTTCATTCAAAATGATAGGGCTTGTGAGtttaaatagaaatgcaaacttaCTAAATAAAAGATAGAAGTAGGTGAATTCCACCATAACAAAAAAGATGAGGAGGTTAAATTGCAATTATTCTTCTATATTTTAgttttgcaagttcttgtaaCGTCTGTGCTTATCATACCTTATAGCCTTGTAATTACGAGGCTATGAACCGACCCAATTAATTCTTTTTGATGTCAACATTTGCAATTGAAATTTATCACTTAAACTCATCAATGTGGctgaaggttttttttttttttttgttagggtCAATCGGCAACATAACTTTCATTAATATGAAGAAATTAGAATTATAGAGTTAGAGCAACTGCTCCTTAAACATATGCTTGAGCAAACTCAAGCATCCAAACTAAGAAGCTAACCTTTCATTGAGtgacatttttcaaatttaaagcAAACTTTACTAATTTGTGATTAACAATGTTGTTTACTCTCCTAGTCAACAAGAGATAACAATCATTAAAACTTAACTTTAAATACCCGTTTggattaatatttttttaaaatttttgttaaaagaATATACTATAATGATTTGATACATGTGAAATAAACAGAtatttgaaaaatgtgttcacgagAAACGTAAGATTATTTTGGAGGAAAATGACTTTCCAAATACCTTTAATACAGTACTAAATAAGACATCCTCAGTTGCATCATTGATCTTATCTGTAAGGGTTCACAATTTGATTCAGTCTCTATCTTCAACCAGCCTTGCTCTTTAGCTCTGATTGTGGCAGCTCAAACTGCAAAGGCTTCTTTTGATCTTGCTTCTAGTCTTGCCATAGCAGATCAATGTGGTTGaatttaagttaaaaaaaaaaagtcatgtaTACTGTCATTCACACTTAAAAGTTTCAACTCAAAGTCTTCAACGTTTCTTAATTTGTTTGTCCTGATGCACAAGCAACATAATCAACAGAACTAAACTAGGGGGAGCGCCCGCACATCGCGCGGGTGTTTGGTACTTGTGGGGAAGGAGATTTTTTTGTTGAACAAACAATAGTACATTGTGAGAAAAAATAAAACGTAGTATGAAAAGCTAAACGAtataatcaatcaattcacacagCGTTACAATAAAACTGTGTCAAATTGAACGTTGTTGATAATGCAGAAAGGCAGAGCAACACAGAAAACTAACCTTATTCCAGAATCCCCACCGAGAGCTTTTACTTGCTGTTGCTCCAGACCTATAAGATTATAACCAACCCAAACTAATTGGGGCTAGACAACCCGATAAGAGTCTCTAATTGTAGGTACTACGAACACACCGACAAATTTGGGAGGGGGTGGAATCTAACCTCACGCTGAATCACTATGAGTAGTTGGGACTGAAAAGTATTCTGAGCTGATTAGTGTGAAATCAGGTAGAATTATCCCAATTCTAGAATGCAAACAGGGAGAAACTAATAATCAACCGTTTAGACATTAACGTACCAACGGTTTGGCAATTGAATTGGGTATAATTAGTGAcgaaataataggtaatttcagAGTTGAGTTCGGATGGAAGAGAAAACGATGAGGCAAATCATTGTAGACAAAGACAAAAAGAGAAAACTTAACTCCTGAAGTTGAAAGGAGATAAATTGACCAACGTTTGTGACTCATAAATACAGATTATAAATGATAGAGAATTGGGTTcctaccattgatagagaaatCGTTGGCTCATTTCCTAAATCCGATTGCCATTCAAACGTTTCAGACAAAGTAACATCTCAAATGGTTATCTGCGGCTGAAAAGGAAAATTATTGGTAGCTAAGAGATATTCCGGTAATTACACCAACACACAGGCATATATGGATTATACAAAAATGTAAAAACTGTTGCACACtaatcacacattccatcaatACCCAGATGACTCATCAATGACaactttaaatgtattaaaaTGGGGTCATTTCAGTAAATATATCCAAATACATGCTTCCTTAATTTGTacctaaaatttttaaactaataCACAATATTTCACATTTTCAAAAAACTCTCACCTATGCAGTTGAAATTCATCCtattttttgaccaaaactcaaTCTTAGTAAAAGAACTAGGAGGAGAATGCCCGCACATCGCGCGAGTGTTTGGTGCCTGTgattaaagaaaattttacgGTAGTTCAAGCGAATATCAAAAAACTCACGCACATTGAGTAACAATATGAAGTAACAAAATATCTAATGTATACtgggagatgaagaaggaaattatgCATGCTATCTTGCTTGGTTCATATATTTTGAAACAAACACTTGTATATGAGTTTTTCATTAACAAGACTAAATGAACTTTAAACAGATACTCAAACGATTCAGATAATGGCATAACAAAGTGATTATCCACTTAAAGATGCATCTACACAACATTCTTGTTGATGAGTAGCCAACTTTTTTAGCAACGACAAAGCCTAGTCTCGAAAGGTTTGGTTCCATTAGAGGACTCAACAATAGATCATCAACCCCCGTAGATTTTGGGTGAACATAATGCCAAATGCCCTTAGCATAGGTCTTCGCCTGTAATTTCGTTAACTCAATACTGATTAGATCTTTCTCCCAAAAATAAGGACAATTGAGAAAAATCACATCAAGATCGAAGCAGTCTAATATCTCCAGCCAAATCCTTGATGCCATGTTATGTGCTAAATTGCCATCAACACTATCCCCACCAAAAACACGCAATCAAAGCCAGCATAATCCCTAAACCATACCTCAGGACCGTCGCCATTTGAATGAAGGGCAACCCATTTGACTGCAATCTAAGAATCTTCATAAGCAATAGGCAAAGGATACTCAGGGGTGAGCCGATAGTTAATTGAAACTGCTACAACACCAGCTTCTGCAACTACTACATTAAGGTGTGTGTGATATATAGGAGAGAAAGCAGATTTGATAAAAAAGCCTCCACCATGTAAGTAGACCAGAAGAGGAAGTTTTGTATCTCCAAATCTATTCCAACAAAACCACATCATTTAAATTGTATAGAACAACCAACTTTGTGGGGAAACAATAATATCAATATTAAATTGCACTAACAGAGTATCCAATTTTGGAATGAAAGCATTTAGCTAACAATAGAAATTACGATTTTACAAAGCAAATCAtaccattaaaaaaaagaatgaaacctCACCTCAAGTTGAACCACCAAGAATAGCTTCACCAGAGAACCATATTGAAATCCAGAGTACAATGACAATACAAATAAGTATTTACCGGAAGACGAAAGGAACATAACGGAAGAATGTGAAGGGGCAGACATttgaagaattgaagttgaaactAATGCTCAATCATAAATTCCTTAATAAACCATATTGCCCTTGCTTTAATTGAGATGAAAATGACGTTTTGAAGTTCTTCAAGTTATAATAGCAAAGTAACAGTAATAATTGATACAAACCAAAATAAATGTCTCTGCAAGGACATTTAAGTAATTACACCAATAAAGAAGCTATTATGGATTGTATCTATTGTAGAAAAGATGATCAAATAATCTCACATTTCCAAATTACCCAAACCTTTGAACAAATCATCACTGCATCTTTTAGAATACAAGGACATTTCAGTAAACACAATAATACCCATGCTATCTAAAGTAGTACCCAATATTATAACTACATTCAAAATAACCTCACAATTCCCAAATACCCCTACTCTTGCCGTTGAAGTTTAAAGCCATTATTTGACccaaactcattcttatatagtataaggaaatCGAATCTGTCATTCGAATTGTACATTCTGTTAATATGCTCAAAACAGCACACCAACCTCACAGCCGGGGAAGGATTCATTGTCCATTTTAGAGAATAGCTAAAAATCCAATATGTCGAAGAAATTGTTGCTAAATATTACGATGGGTTATGGtaatttgaaactcaaaaagTTTTCTTCCAAATTCCACGACAATTACTTTCGCTTTTCCCGGTTTGTGAAGAAACAGggaaaagtttttcaaataaatcaaaatccttCTCTGGCGGAGAAGTAATTCCCTAATTCTCGTTTTTGGGGAAGAgtttttcaaataatcaaacatTGTAGCTCTTGTTTGAGAAGTTATGCATGTAACtattatatatctattattgtTTTAATGGACAAATGTGATAATTCATTAGCTTTAAATGGACCGCTCACCATTATCACTTTCCTTCCATGAAAAACCTTTGGATCAATCCAAATTAGACACTTTCCCTTTTCGTCTCCCCCTCCCATATTCCAATACACCAGCTGTTTGCTTTACCAGGCGAGTCGAGGCCACAATGAATGTTTTCCAGGTGGAGACATTCCTCCAATACAATACCATGTTCATTTGCTATTTGCAGCCTATATCTAGAATCATCGACAAAAATCGACGAGACTAATCCCGAGACCAACTACCAAAAAATATCTCCCGTCTGCTGTGTAATGAATGGCCGACAAACAAttccatccaaaaaaaaaaaaaaaggaccacACAAATCACAGCTGCAATCCAAAGAATATTTGCAAGTTGAGCCCCAAAGTTTGATGATTCTATTCCATTAAACCCCAAAATTCTAACCACATAAAAACATCTCAAGCATTATACACCAAAACAACCACGGATACCGCCATGATCATCATCTACCGAACCGCATCATTTCCCATATTCACAATCCACTACTCTTTCCCTAACAAACAGAAAacatcatttatttattttccctaCTCCGAAGTCCGTACTACCTCTATACCTATACAGATACTTGGAAACTACTGTAAGACTCCTCGCTTTAAGCAGCAGCGGCTTTCCTAGCCCTCTTAGCAGCAGGAGACTTAATTGACTTTGGCTGCTTTGCCTTCGCTGGAGCCGCCGCCTTCTTCGTTTTCTTAGCCTGAGTCACTTTCTTCTCTGGCTTTGCCTTCACAGCTTCCGTCTTCTTCTTCGCCGCAGCAGTTGCTCTAGTGGTTTTCGCATTCGATTGAGCAGCCGGCTTACCAGCCCTCTTCGTCTCCGCATTGGCTTTGGCTGGCTTTTTCACGGCGGGGACTTTTTTGCCTGCCTCGGATAACTTGTACGAGGCCTTGATTTTGATCAGCTTTCCCCTCGCCGCAGAGTTCTTCAACTGAAGCCCTAGGATCTTCCTAAAATTCGCAGGCAGTTCCGACTTGTGCTTCTCTTCCACGAACTTTGCGATTGCGTACGGACTTGATCCGCTCTTTTCGTTCAGTGCAACGAGGGCCTCCTTAATCATCTGCAAGataaaccaaacaaaaaaaaaaatcaccaaaaaaattCACCATCGATAACAAAAATCATTTCCCAAGAAAAGAAGATTGAAATTGAGAGATATAAAGAGCATAACAGTAATACTACCTCAAAGTAAGGAGGATGAGCAGCAGTTTTGGGCGCTTTAGGCTTCTTTTCTTTAGGAGCTTTAGGCTTTTTCTCCTTAGCAGGCTTCTCGGCTGGCTGCTCCGCAGGGGGAGCATCAGCCGGAGGCTGCTCAACGGCAGTTTTCTCAGCATCTCCGGTGGCCGACATCGCGAAGTGTCACAAGAAACAACGACAGAGTGAACGATACGGTAATAACCTTTCTGACTTTGCGTGAATAATTTTCCACGTAGCTGTCAGCATTTATAGGAGGGAGCGATCTGCGTGAAATGGGGTTTCTGGATTCTGATTGGTCAGCTAAGAGTGACGCGGATCGAGGAGTTTTAGAATCAGTGTTTTGAATCGTACACGTGGGCGATTATGGGTTGTTGATCGAACactgaataggatttttggggTGCCAGTCTTGTCTGGAATGGATACTTCAATACTAAGGCCGCTGGTATTTTTTCACGCATAGCTTGTGAGAGGGGTGTGTTTTCTTGGTGCATTTGGGGATAATTTACAGaagcattttttatgatttggaCTTGGAACTTTTATGAGgatgaaatttagaaaattctGGTTGTAATGTGGGTGGTTTGAGGTAAATTGGTTGGAATTTGGGTGGGTTTTGAAGGCGTCAAATACAAACAGTTTGAAGTTGCTTCTTCAGGCTTAGTACTGCCTTTCTGGAACTCCATTACTCCGTATCATTTATCTTCGTAGTTAACAAACCAGCTAGATGGAGGATTTACCCCACACTCTTTTAGATTCGTTTTTGTAAAAGGTCAAAAGAAATGTAGATGAAACATCCCAAGTAAAAACCAGCAGATCCAAGTTGTACATCTACTTTTGATGTATTGTGGTGACAAGGCTCTTTTATTTTAGGATAATAAAAGAATCAagaatcattttttattttttaattttagaatCTTCTATTTATAATCTCTCCTATCTTACCATCTAAACCAACTCTAGAAGTATGCTAATTTTACATCTACATAAGTTATCAACAAAATGATGAGTTTATGTAGATgtaaaatttgacctagtttgACTCGTCATGAATTAAATAGATTGTCTGTGTCGCTTCTCACGTGACAAGTATAACAAAAATCTTAGGACTTATTCTTGATTATTTAGATATTACAAAATTTGATTATAGAAATTAATCATACAGAACAATCACAATCAGCAACAACTACTCATTTGGTGATTatagattttagtttttttaatcATTAAAAAACCAAAAATCATAATACAAAAGGAATCGAAAAACATCACAAAAACTAATTATTCAAAACAATTTACAATCAGGTAAAATAGCTACTTTTTAGGTGATTatagattttagtttttttttatcattaaaaaatctataatcagaataaaaaaaaaatagaaaacatcaCAAAAACTGATTATtcaaaataatttacaatcactTAAAATAATCAATCTAAAACAAGCCCTTAATTCTGAATCATCTATTGCTATTCCTTGGTTTGTTACTGGAAACCGACAATTGATTCAATCAGCTTCATTAAATTTTCTCTTACCGAACTAATGTAGTAAGTAGATACTGACCAAAGAAAGATTACCGGCAGTTCTGATTAGGATCATGGGAGCGATTAAGCAGAAGCGTCAACCCAAATTGAAAAGAGACCTACACCTCCTCTTTGTTATCCGGTTCAAAGTTCAAATTACGACGTCAGAGAAACGCTGACCCGTTAAATAAGCGACCATTGTAAGATCTCATACTCAAAACGGCCGCTGTTCGGTCTTCGAACCACCCAAAAACGCCATAGTTTCCCCTCTTAAAACCCGCTACGCTCACCGTTTATACTACTACAACTTACAGCTACAAAAATCGAacgctccaaaaaaaaaaaaaaactagtagtAAAAGACTGAGGGAGGAGGAGGATTCGGCCGTCGAatctcaacctctttctcccTCTCGAGCAGAGCTGCGAAGAATCTGGCTGCATTCCGTCATCTCTCTCAGCTCTGTCTCTCGTGTAAGTCTTGACgaatcaaatcaagttttttttttttttttttgcttcgcATTTAGACATTCCGATCTGCTTAGTTGCTTATTCATTTCCTCATTTTAGGCGTTTTCCGGCGCATACTCTTAACCTAGCTTTCCGATCTTCTGCATTTCAGATTTCATACAAGTCTTCtcggatttttcttttttattttttgaaatcttAGCTGTGTGAAAAAAGAGCTTAGATGAAGCTGCATTACTTATTTTTTATCATAAGAACGTCGTGCGTTTATTTCTGAATTATGCAAATAGTTGAGTAAGTCAGAGTACAGGAAATTGGTCAATGATTTAGTTCATTACTCTTTGGATTACCTTTTGGTTTTCATGTTGGTGATATTACGTTTTTAGAGGTTTAAATTAGCTGTTGCAGATGTACTTTTTCATAATGATCTGGAAATTACTTTTAGTCTGGTGCTTGTTTGTACTTAATACAGTATGTGTTTATGTAGCTTTTAGAACTAAAGTTGCTTTTATTTCCTGAAATTACTTTATGCCGTTTAAGTTTGCTGTAAAATTGGCTTCTGAACTTTCCAACTCCAAATTTGTCAGTAAGTGCCTTCACAGTATAGGAGTATTATTTAGTCTTTGACTCATGAGTCCAACTGTAAGAGATACCGTTCTGTGCTGTATTTGTGCTTGGCTACTTGATTAGGAGAACTGGGAAAGCAAAAATATAGCTGGTGGTTCAATGAGgagttgggggggggggggcacgGCTATGTTGGGAA
This window encodes:
- the LOC113699157 gene encoding histone H1-like is translated as MSATGDAEKTAVEQPPADAPPAEQPAEKPAKEKKPKAPKEKKPKAPKTAAHPPYFEMIKEALVALNEKSGSSPYAIAKFVEEKHKSELPANFRKILGLQLKNSAARGKLIKIKASYKLSEAGKKVPAVKKPAKANAETKRAGKPAAQSNAKTTRATAAAKKKTEAVKAKPEKKVTQAKKTKKAAAPAKAKQPKSIKSPAAKRARKAAAA